The Paracoccus liaowanqingii genome window below encodes:
- a CDS encoding fatty acid desaturase, with protein MTDQTHHRPDTLTATNLALAGGIVLAWLALHVHALWFLDAAAHPVIAALNFLALTWLSVGLFIIAHDAMHGAVVPGRPSANAAIGSLVLWLYAGFSWRKMIVKHMAHHRHAGTDDDPDFDHGGPVRWYARFIGTYFGWREGLILPVIVTTYALILGDRWMYVVFWPLPSILASMQLFVFGTWLPHRPGHDHFPDRHNARSSRISDPLSLLTCFHFGGYHHEHHLHPTVPWWRLPSTRKTVTDMKGPRP; from the coding sequence ATGACCGACCAGACACATCACCGGCCCGACACTCTGACCGCCACCAACCTGGCCTTGGCGGGCGGCATCGTGCTGGCCTGGCTGGCGCTGCATGTCCATGCGCTGTGGTTCCTGGACGCCGCCGCCCATCCGGTGATCGCGGCGCTGAACTTTCTGGCGCTGACTTGGCTGTCGGTGGGGCTGTTCATCATCGCCCATGATGCCATGCACGGCGCCGTCGTGCCGGGGCGCCCGAGCGCCAATGCGGCGATCGGGTCGCTGGTGCTGTGGCTCTATGCCGGGTTCTCGTGGCGCAAGATGATCGTCAAGCACATGGCGCATCACCGCCATGCCGGGACCGACGACGATCCCGATTTCGACCATGGTGGACCGGTCCGCTGGTATGCCCGCTTCATCGGCACCTATTTCGGCTGGCGCGAGGGGCTGATCCTGCCCGTCATCGTCACCACCTATGCGCTGATCCTGGGGGACCGCTGGATGTATGTGGTGTTCTGGCCCCTGCCCTCGATCCTGGCGTCCATGCAGCTCTTCGTCTTCGGCACCTGGCTGCCGCACCGTCCGGGGCACGATCACTTCCCCGACCGCCACAACGCCCGGTCCTCGCGCATCAGCGATCCGCTGTCGCTGCTGACCTGCTTCCATTTCGGCGGCTATCACCACGAGCATCACCTGCATCCCACGGTGCCGTGGTGGCGCCTGCCAAGCACCCGCAAGACCGTCACAGACATGAAAGGCCCCCGCCCATGA
- the fni gene encoding type 2 isopentenyl-diphosphate Delta-isomerase, whose product MTEISRRKSDHLRIVAEGRGEQQGLDSGFDRVRFQHRALPELDMAAIDCGTRFLGRDMAAPLLVSAMTGGPDEAERINRHIAEACAQLGLALSVGSQRIAVEAGGAGGLGASLRAIAPKIPILGNIGAVQLNYGFGLDEAQRAVDMIGADALILHLNPLQEAIQEGGDRDFSGLLARITALAAALPVPLGVKEVGAGLSAPLARRLIEAGVTILDVAGAGGTSWARVEAERGPERLQALAAPFHDWGIPTATALRGVAPLMRPGGVLIGSGGVRHGLDVARAIRLGADLAGQAARALPAARDSTEALVDHLQDVITQLRIAMFCTGSGDLAALRQAPLLQMQPGGQWSQAAGMEKDDGEA is encoded by the coding sequence ATGACCGAGATCTCGCGCCGCAAGTCGGACCATCTGCGCATCGTGGCCGAGGGACGCGGCGAACAGCAGGGGCTGGACAGCGGCTTCGACCGGGTCCGCTTCCAGCATCGAGCGCTGCCCGAGCTGGACATGGCGGCCATCGACTGCGGCACGCGCTTTCTGGGACGGGACATGGCCGCGCCGCTGCTGGTCTCGGCCATGACCGGGGGGCCGGACGAGGCCGAGCGCATCAACCGCCACATCGCCGAGGCCTGCGCGCAGCTGGGGCTGGCCCTCTCGGTCGGCTCGCAGCGCATCGCGGTCGAAGCGGGCGGCGCGGGGGGCCTGGGGGCCAGCCTGCGGGCGATCGCGCCGAAGATCCCGATCCTGGGCAATATCGGCGCGGTGCAGCTGAACTATGGCTTCGGGCTGGACGAGGCGCAGCGGGCGGTGGACATGATCGGCGCCGACGCGCTGATCCTGCACCTGAACCCGCTGCAGGAGGCGATCCAGGAGGGCGGCGACCGCGACTTCTCGGGCCTTCTGGCGCGCATCACGGCGCTGGCGGCGGCCCTGCCCGTCCCCCTGGGCGTCAAGGAGGTCGGCGCGGGCCTCTCTGCCCCTCTCGCCCGGCGGCTGATCGAGGCCGGCGTCACCATCCTGGATGTCGCGGGCGCGGGCGGGACCAGCTGGGCGCGGGTCGAGGCCGAGCGGGGCCCGGAGCGGCTGCAGGCGCTAGCCGCGCCCTTCCATGACTGGGGGATCCCCACGGCGACGGCGCTGCGGGGGGTGGCGCCGCTGATGCGGCCGGGCGGGGTGCTGATCGGCTCGGGTGGGGTGCGGCACGGGCTGGACGTGGCGCGCGCCATCCGGCTTGGCGCCGATCTGGCGGGACAGGCGGCGCGCGCCCTCCCCGCCGCCCGGGACAGCACCGAGGCGCTGGTCGATCACCTGCAGGACGTGATCACCCAGCTGCGCATTGCGATGTTCTGCACCGGATCGGGCGATCTGGCCGCGCTGCGACAGGCGCCCCTTTTGCAGATGCAGCCGGGCGGCCAATGGTCGCAAGCGGCGGGGATGGAAAAGGACGACGGAGAGGCGTAG
- a CDS encoding tyrosine-type recombinase/integrase, whose translation MRLVTQGQTIVIATRTGSKKGVLHLTRRVPKRYASVEPRKLVSFSLHTDSMSAAVVKAAAVWDQFIAGLEAKLAGDTTDAEQRFAAARDLAEAKGFRFLRSDKVAQLPLEQLRDRFAAISGFDEHSEKLDKREAAALLGGVAEPPLTITRCLELYWTLSKDKRLGKAPDQVRRWENPRKKAIGNLIQVIGDKAIQEITGDDMLDFRNWWLERIEEEDLAAASANKDLIHLGDVLKTVNKMKRLGLVLPLTDLKLKESEAKRRPPFSRTWITDKLLAPGALNGLNAEARAILLAMINTGCRPSELAALTENTIHLEHNVPHISIEAELRQVKTSYAQRKVPLLGVSLEAMRAFPSGFPRYRDSSASLSATVNKFLRENGLMESPGHVLYSLRHAFEDRMLAAGIDDRIRRDLFGHRLTRERYGDGASLAQKQEMLQAAAL comes from the coding sequence ATGCGCCTTGTAACTCAAGGGCAGACCATAGTGATTGCAACTCGCACCGGTTCGAAAAAAGGCGTTCTCCATCTGACGCGAAGGGTCCCTAAGCGTTACGCTTCGGTGGAGCCGCGCAAGTTGGTGTCGTTCAGTCTGCACACGGATTCGATGTCGGCTGCCGTGGTCAAAGCCGCTGCTGTCTGGGACCAATTCATCGCCGGCTTGGAAGCGAAACTTGCAGGTGACACGACTGATGCCGAGCAGCGTTTTGCGGCCGCCCGTGATCTCGCTGAGGCCAAAGGTTTCCGTTTCTTGCGATCTGACAAGGTCGCGCAACTCCCATTGGAGCAATTGCGCGACCGCTTCGCCGCCATTTCCGGGTTCGATGAACACTCCGAGAAACTCGACAAGCGCGAGGCGGCGGCCCTGCTCGGCGGCGTCGCCGAACCGCCCCTGACGATCACTCGGTGCCTGGAGCTTTATTGGACGCTTTCAAAAGACAAGAGATTGGGCAAGGCGCCCGATCAGGTTCGCAGGTGGGAGAACCCACGGAAGAAGGCTATCGGAAACCTCATCCAGGTGATCGGCGACAAGGCCATCCAAGAGATTACCGGCGATGACATGCTCGACTTTCGCAACTGGTGGCTGGAGAGGATTGAGGAGGAAGATCTTGCAGCCGCCAGTGCGAACAAGGACCTGATCCACCTTGGCGACGTCTTGAAGACTGTGAACAAGATGAAGCGCCTCGGCCTCGTGTTGCCTCTCACCGATCTCAAGCTGAAGGAAAGCGAAGCCAAGCGGCGGCCTCCTTTCTCACGCACGTGGATTACCGATAAGCTACTGGCCCCCGGAGCGCTGAACGGACTGAACGCCGAAGCGCGGGCAATCCTTCTCGCCATGATCAACACCGGCTGCCGGCCATCGGAACTGGCGGCGCTTACTGAAAACACCATCCACCTTGAGCACAACGTGCCCCATATCTCGATCGAGGCAGAGCTGCGTCAGGTCAAGACAAGCTATGCCCAGCGCAAGGTGCCGCTGCTTGGCGTGTCGCTGGAGGCGATGCGAGCCTTTCCCAGTGGCTTTCCGAGGTATCGGGACAGCAGCGCCAGCCTGTCAGCCACGGTCAACAAGTTCCTGCGGGAGAACGGGCTGATGGAGAGCCCGGGGCATGTGCTGTATTCGCTGCGCCATGCTTTCGAAGATCGCATGCTGGCGGCTGGTATCGATGACCGGATCAGACGGGATCTGTTCGGGCACCGTCTGACGCGGGAGCGGTATGGGGACGGGGCAAGCCTCGCGCAGAAACAGGAAATGCTTCAGGCCGCTGCCTTGTGA
- a CDS encoding helix-turn-helix domain-containing protein yields MPNPYENTPAALFVRRQTELLRHRKKQKEIAHEAGFMTPNLITMIKNGSTKIPLDRVPALARALETDPAFLMRLTLEQAIGPTASVAVLEVFGTATTLNERAWLEEIRDASGQTDPKLTARSRTALRAIFGK; encoded by the coding sequence ATGCCCAATCCCTACGAGAACACCCCTGCCGCACTCTTCGTGCGCCGGCAGACCGAGTTGCTTCGCCATCGGAAGAAGCAGAAGGAGATTGCCCATGAGGCAGGCTTCATGACCCCAAACTTGATCACAATGATCAAAAATGGATCGACAAAAATTCCGCTCGACCGTGTTCCTGCCCTAGCGCGGGCACTTGAGACAGACCCAGCGTTCCTGATGCGTCTCACCCTGGAACAGGCAATCGGCCCGACCGCATCAGTTGCCGTCCTCGAAGTCTTCGGAACCGCGACAACCTTGAACGAGCGGGCTTGGCTCGAGGAGATTCGCGATGCCTCGGGCCAGACCGATCCGAAATTGACGGCCCGGTCGCGGACCGCTTTGCGCGCCATTTTCGGCAAGTAG